One region of Girardinichthys multiradiatus isolate DD_20200921_A chromosome 1, DD_fGirMul_XY1, whole genome shotgun sequence genomic DNA includes:
- the LOC124873290 gene encoding polymeric immunoglobulin receptor-like, with product MICHILFCFFFLSFQVRNSSSVDEMNHFHRVAGGNLSIICYGLSSGTWRIFCRENCEGENVLVNTKSQKAINGRSSAEYFERAQEKSFNLSVAVSNLTQFDSGLYRCGLGDNTATFTKFKVVVAEAQLDGNSDHHFYKEPGSWLTVACSFSFSGTKKYFCRGDCGEDVLLYTDGVRAQSGRYSIGHDKSAKSNVFYVTIKNLTRSDSGQYRCLSYLNSGTISHVDFHINVSDVTSGTTYQSRLYQNNGATSGGTSVKTFPPWDLPLIVIVVALAVTVILLSAALLVSCRRRSLQGLGIADSFSDKQMESVVFEQSTSGDLIYQNIKPDSKNQK from the exons ATGATCTGTCACATTTTATTCTGCTTCTTTTTCCTCT CTTTCCAGGTCAGGAACAGCAGTTCTGTTGATGAAATGAATCATTTCCATCGAGTAGCTGGAGGAAACCTGAGCATTATATGCTACGGTCTATCATCAGGAACATGGAGGATTTTCTGCAGAGAAAACTGTGAAGGAGAAAACGTTCTTGTTAACACAAAAAGTCAAAAAGCCATAAATGGAAGAAGCAGCGCTGAATATTTTGAAAGAGCTCAGGAGAAGTCTTTTAATTTGTCTGTGGCCGTCTCCAATCTGACCCAGTTTGACTCAGGATTGTACAGATGTGGTCTGGGTGACAATACTGCTACATTCACAAAATTCAAAGTCGTTGTTGCAGAAG CTCAGTTGGATGGAAACAGTGACCATCACTTCTATAAAGAACCTGGCAGCTGGCTCACAGTCGCCTGTTCCTTCAGCTTCTCTGGAACAAAGAAGTATTTCTGCAGAGGCGACTGTGGAGAAGATGTTCTGCTTTACACAGACGGCGTCAGAGCTCAGAGTGGCAGATACAGCATTGGACATGACAAATCCGCAAAATCAAACGTTTTTTATGTGACCATAAAAAATCTGACCCGGTCTGACTCAGGACAATATAGATGTCTTTCATATTTAAACTCTGGAACAATCTCACACGTGGATTTTCACATCAACGTCTCAGATG TCACGTCTGGAACCACATATCAGTCACGTCTCTATCAGAATAATGGAGCAACATCAGGAGGAACATCAGTAAAAACTTTTCCACCGTGGG ATCTTCCTCTGATTGTGATTGTTGTGGCTCTGGCAGTCACAGTCATCCTGTTATCAGCAGCTCTTCTAGTTTCCTGCAGGAGGAGATCTCTGCAAG GTTTGGGGATTGCAGACAGCTTCAGCGACAAACAAATGGAG AGTGTGGTCTTTGAGCAGAGCACCTCTGGAGACCTGATTTACCAGAACATAAAACCTGACAGCAAGAACCAGAAGTAG
- the LOC124873283 gene encoding uncharacterized protein LOC124873283 isoform X2, with protein sequence MNIHPSLVCFFFFSLQVSSANSLKHIYGAAGEDIRVTCGIFLFDNWKIFCMENCSGGNLLISTSENKAKIGRYSIEFVRDTPLGFFLFYVSISELIQSDSGGYRCGLGASLSSALYQDFRLVVKDVHPSLSTPPTRGCLSSSSGSFTASASSETTDLPVLTKTNTTTSKGAPNHRSANVLRYVALTLVIIIILLSVALLVCCRKRPEKHHTENTPATENSRMNKDGTEEYQEWKSANVEIYSSYRETTNTKPTEAETNQSCSSVTATTSQHQAEDDSTKVIYAKVKFSNRKVVSPPRASCSTINDVIYAEPRVDKTSHNELVYSNTT encoded by the exons ATGAACATCCATCCCAGTTTggtctgcttcttcttcttct CTCTGCAGGTCAGTTCTGCCAATTCTCTGAAACACATATATGGAGCTGCTGGAGAAGACATCAGAGTTACATGTGGCATTTTTCTGTTTGACAACTGGAAGATCTTCTGCATGGAAAACTGTTCAGGAGGAAACCTTCTGATTAGTACAAGTGAAAACAAAGCCAAGATTGGAAGGTACAGCATTGAATTTGTTAGAGATACTCCTTTggggttttttcttttctatgtgAGCATCTCAGAGCTGATCCAGTCCGACTCAGGGGGGTACAGATGTGGTTTGGGCGCCTCCTTGTCCTCAGCTTTATACCAGGACTTCAGACTTGTAGTTAAAGATG TCCACCCCTCACTCTCCACTCCACCAACCAGAGGCTGTTTGAGCTCCAgttcaggaagcttcacagctTCAGCTTCCTCTGAAACCACAGATCTGCCTGTTCTGACTAAGACGAACACAACAACATCTAAAGGTGCACCAAACCACA GGTCTGCAAATGTTCTGCGGTATGTGGCTCTAACTTTGgttatcatcatcatcttgttATCTGTGGCTCTGCTGGTTTGCTGCCGAAAAAGACCTGAGAAACATCACACAG AGAACACTCCTGCCACTGAG AACTCCAGAATGAATAAAGACGGCACAGAAGAATATCAAGAGTGGAAATCTGCTAATGTGGAAATCTACTCATCTTACAGAGAAACCACAAACACCAAACCAACAGAAGCTGAAACTAACCAGAGCTGCAGCTCTGTAACTGCAACCACTTCTCAGCACCAA GCTGAAGATGACTCAACTAAAGTCATCTATGCAAAAGTGAAGTTCTCCAACAGAAAGGTGGTGTCTCCTCCCAGAGCTTCCTGCAGTACCATAAATGATGTTATCTACGCTGAGCCTCGGGTGGATAAAACCAGCCATAATGAGCTGGTTTACTCCAACACAACTTAG
- the LOC124873283 gene encoding uncharacterized protein LOC124873283 isoform X1: MNIHPSLVCFFFFSLQVSSANSLKHIYGAAGEDIRVTCGIFLFDNWKIFCMENCSGGNLLISTSENKAKIGRYSIEFVRDTPLGFFLFYVSISELIQSDSGGYRCGLGASLSSALYQDFRLVVKDVHPSLSTPPTRGCLSSSSGSFTASASSETTDLPVLTKTNTTTSKGAPNHTGSANVLRYVALTLVIIIILLSVALLVCCRKRPEKHHTENTPATENSRMNKDGTEEYQEWKSANVEIYSSYRETTNTKPTEAETNQSCSSVTATTSQHQAEDDSTKVIYAKVKFSNRKVVSPPRASCSTINDVIYAEPRVDKTSHNELVYSNTT; the protein is encoded by the exons ATGAACATCCATCCCAGTTTggtctgcttcttcttcttct CTCTGCAGGTCAGTTCTGCCAATTCTCTGAAACACATATATGGAGCTGCTGGAGAAGACATCAGAGTTACATGTGGCATTTTTCTGTTTGACAACTGGAAGATCTTCTGCATGGAAAACTGTTCAGGAGGAAACCTTCTGATTAGTACAAGTGAAAACAAAGCCAAGATTGGAAGGTACAGCATTGAATTTGTTAGAGATACTCCTTTggggttttttcttttctatgtgAGCATCTCAGAGCTGATCCAGTCCGACTCAGGGGGGTACAGATGTGGTTTGGGCGCCTCCTTGTCCTCAGCTTTATACCAGGACTTCAGACTTGTAGTTAAAGATG TCCACCCCTCACTCTCCACTCCACCAACCAGAGGCTGTTTGAGCTCCAgttcaggaagcttcacagctTCAGCTTCCTCTGAAACCACAGATCTGCCTGTTCTGACTAAGACGAACACAACAACATCTAAAGGTGCACCAAACCACA CAGGGTCTGCAAATGTTCTGCGGTATGTGGCTCTAACTTTGgttatcatcatcatcttgttATCTGTGGCTCTGCTGGTTTGCTGCCGAAAAAGACCTGAGAAACATCACACAG AGAACACTCCTGCCACTGAG AACTCCAGAATGAATAAAGACGGCACAGAAGAATATCAAGAGTGGAAATCTGCTAATGTGGAAATCTACTCATCTTACAGAGAAACCACAAACACCAAACCAACAGAAGCTGAAACTAACCAGAGCTGCAGCTCTGTAACTGCAACCACTTCTCAGCACCAA GCTGAAGATGACTCAACTAAAGTCATCTATGCAAAAGTGAAGTTCTCCAACAGAAAGGTGGTGTCTCCTCCCAGAGCTTCCTGCAGTACCATAAATGATGTTATCTACGCTGAGCCTCGGGTGGATAAAACCAGCCATAATGAGCTGGTTTACTCCAACACAACTTAG